Genomic segment of Perca flavescens isolate YP-PL-M2 chromosome 7, PFLA_1.0, whole genome shotgun sequence:
TCAGATGTTGTGTTTCGGGTGGAAACCTCTTGCTGTGCCACTCCTATAAATCCAGGTAATGAGCAGACCACAGGGAGCAGATAGAAAGCTTTTCTTCTGACCACCTCTTCTTTCATTTTTCCACCTTTTTCCATTCACCTCTCTTAAGCCCACTGACGCCCAAAGCGATGCCCGCTCCTTCCTGACTGAGGAGATGATTGCAGGTCAGTTCTTCTGTAATTACACTTGATGAGGGACCTTCACATTGATTTTCATCACAATGTTCTGCTGTTCAGATTACTTCCAATTGAATCTGTTTCTGAAAAAGAATGGCAGCTAATTTGGACTGAACGAGCAGCTCGAAATGGTTTTATGAAAAGTGTTCATGGAAATCCCACCAGTTGATTATTCCCTTTGGTCATTTGTATTGTGTAATACATGAATGACATTTTGACACTTATTCAGAGTTCCAATCAGTTTTAGTTATAACTATATTACCTCTATCACAAGCTTCAGAACTATTTTTCTCCTGGATTTTGTTTTGCTAGTTTAGGTGTTGTCAGAATTTGAACTATTTCCTTCTCTCGGCCAGAGTTCAAAGCCGCCTTCGACATGTTCGACACCGACGGTGGCGGTGACATCAGCACCAAGGAGTTGGGTCAGGTGATGAGGATGCTGGGCCAGAACCCATCGAGGGAGGAGTTGGATGCCATCATTGAGGAGGTTGATGAGGATGGTGAGATCATTGAGTGATCATCAAATAGAAAAAGGATCTTAATGGAGGGAtaagtaactataactaatttCTCCACTCACTGTGACATTAATTCAAAACAACAAGGAAGCAGTTAAAACAGCTAGGATTTGTAAAACTCTTGCACTTTGAAGAAGTACAGAGAATTAAGTATTGTACTTCATAAAATTGGGTGACTTGTGACAGAGATCGAGAAAGAACAGTAAAAGTCAAAGTGAGAGAGActgagatatcctgacttttagtccccAGATTAAGCCAAGCTCCAAAAACATTGTTCTACTATTCCCAATATACAATAGCATTTTGATTAGATCCAACCTGCCTGTAAATGCCCTTGTCTTACAACTGGCTGTGTTTttttcacaggctgagtagGATTCCCTATGATGTGTAAACTGATATTTATGTAAATGCAATGTGAAATTGgtgcatttttttaaagcaggaGTTATCAAAGGCCATTTGGAGGATTACTAGACATTGTTGTGGTAAatagaaaaatatagaaaagaGAAGCAGACAAGGAGGGTATGAGTCATGAAATACGGTATGTTGTTGCTTGAATGCGATAAATATCATAAATGAATGACATAGTTAAGTGAAGATGGGACTCAGGTTGCACTGCATATGTAACTTCCTTGCCGCCACATCAGCTTTGGCTTTGTTCCTCTccccactccccccccccccctttcaggCAGCGGAACCATCGACTTTGAGGAGTTCTTGGTCATGATGGTGCAACAGTTAAAGGAGGACTCGGCCGGAAGGAGTGAAGAAGAGCTTTCAGAATGCTTCCGCATTTTTGACAAGTATGACACACAATActaaaaaggcaaataacaatAACCACCACATGTTACTGCATTCAGAATCTCATGTTGTGCTGTGGCTGAATTGAAAAACCTataaatttgaatattttagaATTAGGCAACATTTTTATGGTCTGAAGAACCATTAAACACCTGCAAACAAAGTGCATCAACACAGCAACTttatttatcttatcttatgtgGTACTATACCTATAATCTGGATTTACAATGCTTCGGATAACTAACTATTCATCCAAATGAGCTACATTTGGTTATAATTGACAAgcgaagaaataaaaaataaaaaatccatcTCGACCTTTCACTTCCAGAATTGCACctttgccgccggaaattctgccgtaTGTCCTTATTTTTGGTCCGATTTACAGTACCTTACactttcctttgtgttggaattgtAAACTCAAAATGTATGAGGACTAtcaactgctcctcagatcactgcagggtaaatccagacagctagctagactatctggccaatctgagttttctgttgcacgactaaaacaaacttttgaacgtacacgttgcaccaaaacaagttccgtcccaaggctattttgcagctgtACAGGGGCTCCGTGCTGCGCTTAGCACTgccccatgatgattgtgagtggtttaacaataaaccagagcacgtttttctcccatcccggaatggtgtttggaccagccagaccctgATTATggcaaacttgttagcaaacttGGATCAAACTATTAAACTTGGCAGTGTTGATCACATATGAATCAAGATTCTGTTACTGCATTGTCTATTTCTCGACTCCAATTTTCGTTGGTCTCTAGTTAAGCCACAGGCAACAGTTATGGCTGCTAAAATATTAAGATTTTGCTGAGAATTGGCCTCAGACTCaaacgtgtacccctaggggtactttggaggaaaACAGGGGGTatgtgagatatttaacaaaatgtttaatagttacaaggctgttgtccagaacattgttcctctttatgtcgatttttttctttcctacCAAACatgtgacatttttgttgccttctttggacctatcTTGCCTTCTTTCCTATACTgtccttctactttttacaagtttcttgcttctttcttcttatgtcactgtttttgaagtttttgatactacTATAcattgacctattcttgccttacttccttccttctttctaccatctttttacaagtttttgtcttttttacagtttttgtctctttttctcattagcatttaaatgctttttttcagttacaaggctgttgtttaataaatctatcgctgacagtgctgtactgttcctgtttatatacacttttttttttttttctaacgaaaatgattagcgctggtcagggggttcTTGGCTTAAagtaacaattcaaaaggggtacattattgaaaagagtttgagaaccactgctttaaaGAATACATCCACTGTATCTTTGTGTGGTGATGGAagagagcaggaaggagagagattAGCTTTCACACTATTACAATTTGCATTTTATCCTCAGGAACGGAGATGGTTTCATCGACCGGGAGGAGTTTGGAGAAATCCTCCATCTCACTGGAGAACCAGTGGTAGAGGAAGATATTGATGAGATGTTCGGTGAAGCAGACAACAACAAAGATGGAAGGATTGATTTTGATGGTGAGATTAAATTACATATAGAGCAAGACAAGCTTCTTCACTCCTGTGGACTACACAGTGTCTTCCATCATGTTTGCTAGATTatcagagggagagaaaaacagaCTGGACTTCCAGATTCACAGACAAACAATTTTAGTGCTTTAGCTTGATTAGAGGAAAGGGTTGAAATTATTTCTGTTCGTTCGTTCAatatgaagctggaggcagctgCCGGTtaccttagcttagcataaagactggaaatggaGGGAAACTATTTGTTGTAACTTACCTGGAGT
This window contains:
- the tnnc2.1 gene encoding troponin C, skeletal muscle encodes the protein MPTDAQSDARSFLTEEMIAEFKAAFDMFDTDGGGDISTKELGQVMRMLGQNPSREELDAIIEEVDEDGSGTIDFEEFLVMMVQQLKEDSAGRSEEELSECFRIFDKNGDGFIDREEFGEILHLTGEPVVEEDIDEMFGEADNNKDGRIDFDEFLKMMENVQ